One part of the Leptolyngbya sp. FACHB-261 genome encodes these proteins:
- the rpsU gene encoding 30S ribosomal protein S21, which translates to MTQITVGENEGIESALRRFKRKILKAGLFADIKRTRHFETPAEKRRRKAKNAQRRSRAGRG; encoded by the coding sequence ATGACTCAAATCACCGTAGGCGAAAACGAAGGAATTGAATCTGCCCTCCGCAGGTTCAAGCGCAAAATCCTCAAAGCGGGCTTGTTTGCTGATATCAAGCGCACCCGTCACTTTGAAACCCCTGCTGAGAAGCGCAGACGCAAGGCCAAAAACGCCCAGCGACGAAGTAGAGCAGGTCGCGGCTAG
- a CDS encoding DedA family protein: protein MSFEFLTLETIQELAQQYGYWTVFCGILLENAGIPVPGETITLVGGFLAGNGDLNYWLVMLSATAGAILGDNVGYWLGAWGGWPLLVKVGRVFKLGPEELEKARTKFNENADQAVFFGRFVALLRIFAGPMAGIAQMPYRRFLVFNAAGALVWGALTVSLAYFVGALVPLEKLVAWSAQLGGLILLLVVGWLAVSRWRQHLAQTGSGEPLP from the coding sequence ATGTCCTTCGAGTTTTTGACTTTAGAAACCATCCAGGAACTTGCTCAGCAATATGGCTACTGGACTGTCTTCTGCGGCATTCTACTAGAAAATGCTGGAATTCCCGTTCCTGGCGAAACAATTACGCTAGTGGGTGGCTTCCTAGCCGGTAACGGTGATCTCAATTACTGGCTGGTGATGCTTAGCGCCACGGCTGGTGCCATTCTGGGTGATAACGTCGGCTACTGGTTGGGAGCCTGGGGCGGCTGGCCGCTGCTGGTCAAAGTTGGTCGGGTCTTTAAGTTGGGGCCTGAAGAACTGGAAAAAGCCCGCACTAAATTCAACGAAAATGCCGACCAAGCCGTCTTCTTTGGTCGGTTTGTTGCGTTACTGCGGATTTTTGCTGGACCGATGGCCGGCATTGCCCAGATGCCCTACCGTCGCTTCCTCGTGTTTAACGCCGCTGGTGCGTTGGTGTGGGGAGCACTAACGGTAAGTCTGGCTTACTTCGTGGGCGCACTGGTGCCCTTAGAGAAGCTGGTGGCTTGGAGTGCGCAACTTGGTGGCTTGATTCTGTTGCTGGTGGTCGGTTGGCTCGCTGTTTCGCGCTGGCGCCAGCACCTAGCTCAGACAGGTTCCGGAGAACCTTTGCCTTGA